The Streptomyces sp. NBC_00576 genome contains the following window.
CGAGGCCGTCGGGGCTGCCGGTGTCGCCGCCGTGCTGATGGCACAAAGGCGCGAGACCCAGCGGGTCGGACCAACTATGGGGGTTGTGAACGTAAGTGACGGGGTTCGGCGCCGGGAGCAGGCCGAGGGGGTCCGGGCTGGCGTAGCGAGCCGTCTCGGGGTCGTAGTGACGGTGATGGTTGTAGTGGAGACCGGTCTCCTGGTCGTGGTACTGGCCGGGGAAGCGCAGCGGGGTGTACGCGCTCGCGTCATGGTTCCAGGCGGTGGTTCCCCAGAGAGTGGACCGAGTGTGCCAGGCGACCTCTCCGTCCGGGGAGACCAGTTCGGTCGGGGTGCCGATGAGATCGGTCACGATGGCGAAGAAGCGCTCGTCGATGGTTTCCTGGGGCGCTTCGGCTGCCCAGATGCGTTCGGCCTGGCTCAGGGGAGACAGCCCGTCGTGGTCCCAGGTGAGCGTGGTGCGCCCGCCTGTGTCGCCCCGCTCGGTGGTCTGTTCGCACAGCGTGTTGCCGTCCCAGGTGAAGACGGTGCGTTCCAGGACAGTCTTCCCGTCGGCGTCGAGACGGAGCTTTCCGGTCCGTCTCCCCAGTGGGTCGTAGGTGTAGCGCCAGCGGCTGCCGTCCGGTGTGATGACGGCTGTGAGCCGGTCCTCGGCATCCCACTCGTACCGCCAGATGTCGGGTTTGCGGGAGAGCCGGGTCTTGCGGCGCATGACCACTCGGCCCTGGGCGTCGTGCTCGTAATGAACACCTCCCGCTCGCGTCAGCCGCGTTCCTGCGTATTCGCGCGACCCGGCGGCCTCGTGGCCGGGATGCTTCGCGGGCCACGCGGCCTCGGTCTGGTTACCCGCGGAGTCGTAGGCGTAGCGCTCGCTCCAGCCCGCCGCGTGCACCGCCGTGACGCGGCCTTGGGTGTCGAGATCGAAGCGTCGGCTGCCCGTGCGGGAGTCCTGGATTGCTGTGAGGTAGCCGTCGGGGCGGTAGCTGTAGGAGCGCTCTGCGATCCGGTGGTCTCCGGGAGCCGTGCTCTCCTGCGTGATCAGCCGGTCGAGGCTGTCGTAGCCGCGAGTGAAGGTGAGTGCGCCGTCGATTCGGCGGATGACTTCGCGGTCTGCCGCGTCGTGCACGAAGTCGATGGTGTGACCTGCTGTGGCCAGCTGGAAGGTGCGTCCTGCGGCGTCATACGCCCAGTTGCTGCGTGCGCCCGAAGGGGTGGTGCGCAGCGTCCGGTTGCCGGAGGCGTCGTAGGCGAAGCTCAGGGTTCGGCCGTCGACGGTCTCCCTGATGCGACGGCCGGCCGCGTCGAGTTCCACGTGCAGGCTGCTGTCCGGGCCGACGGCCCTGGTCAGCGAACCGTTCGCCGTGTACGTGTAGACGGTGGTCGTGCCGTCCGCGTCCTTGGCGGTGATCTGCCCCAGAGCGTCCCGCTGGTAGCGGATGCTCTGGCCGAGAGCGTTGGTTCGAGTGGCGAGACGGCCCGCCGCGTCGTAGGCATAGCGGGTGGTGCGGCCGTCGAAGTCGGATTCGGTGAGGAGTTGCCCCGCCGCGTCGTAGGTGTAGCTCCAGGTCAGTCCTTGAGGGTTGGTGACCTGGGCGAGGCGGAGCTCGGCGTCGTGCGTGAAGGTGACGCGCTCGCCTCCCGGACCGGTGCGTGCGCTGAGCCGGTCGAAGTGGGTGTACTCGAACGTGCTCACCTGACCGACGGCGTCGACGTGGCGGACGCAGTTGCCCTCGCTGTCGTACTCCCAGCTCTCGCACGACCCGTCCGGGTCGGTGCGGCCGGCGAGCAGGCCCTCGACGGTCCATTCCAGGCAGGTCTCGTGGCCGAGCGCGTCGGTCACCGCAGTGGTCAGGCCGAAGGCGTTGTACGCGTAGCGCGTGGTGTTGCCGAGGCCGTCGGTCACGGCCAGCGGGAGGCCGGCGGCGTTGTTCGCATAGGCGGAGGTACGGCCGGATGCGTCCAGGGCCTCGATGAGGCTGCCGTCCGTTCCGCGGATGAAGTGCGTGGTCGCGCCGACGGGGTCGGTGATGGCGGTGACGTTTCCGCGCTCGTCGTTGGCGTACTGCCAGGAGGAGCCGTCCGACAGGGTTATGGCCGTAGGAAGACGCTGCTCGTCGTAGGCGACGCGAACGATCGAGCCGTCGGGCCGAGTCACCTTGACCGGCTGCCCCACCTCGTTGTTCACGAAGGTTGTGCTGTACCCGAGTTGATCCGTTGTCGCGGTGACGTGCCGATGGGCGTCGTAGGTGGTGGTGACCGTGCCGCCCAGTGGGTCGGTCTCGGCGACGACCAGGCACCGGTCGTCGATGACGAAACGGCGGACGTTGCCCTCGGCGGTGGTGAGGGTGGTGATGCGGCAGTCGGGCCGGGCGGGATCAGTCTCGTCGTAGGCGAGGGTGATCGTGATGTGCCCGGCCTCGCCGCCCTCGGCGATGCAGCGGTCCTGGTCGTCGTAGGCGTAGTGGTAGCGGCCCCGGTTCGTGTCCTCCCACGAGGTGACACGCAGTCGCTCGTCGTAGGTGAACTTGAGCGGCGGTCCTGCGGAGTTGGTGACCGCGGTGAGGTTGCTGTCGGTGTAGCCGTAGCGCTTGATGACGAGGTCCATGCCGTCTTCGGCCGCCCCGGCCAGGCTCAGGGCGGTGACGCGGCCTCCGTCGGTGGTGAGCTTGAGGTGGTAGCCGCCGGAGTGGCGGATCGCAAGGGGGGTGCCGTGCTCGTCGTAGTCGAAGGTGATCGTGTGCTGGTTGCGGTCGGTGATGCGGGCCAGAAGCGCGATGCCATCGGCGGCGGGGCGGGTGAAATGATGGGTGTGGCCGGTCAGCGGTTCGTCGATGCGGTAGCCGCCGTCGTCCAGGCGGGTCAGCGGCCGGCGGGGACCGGCCTCGGGTATGACGGGGACTTGCGCACTAGAGGGGTGCGGGTAGGCGAGGAGCAGGCCGTCCTCGGTGACGAAGACGATGCCGTCCTCGTCGGTTTCGAGGCGTTGGTCGATGGTGGAGGCCCACCCGGGGCCGAACCACCAGCCGCAGCGGTAGTCGGAGGCGACCCGACGGGTGAACGCCAGCGGCAGCAGGCCCGGCAGCTCCACGTCGGTCTGCGGCAGGTACATGGAGCCGGTGGCCATGTCGACGGGGTCGCTGCCTTTGGAGCGGACGAGGTTCTTGGCCCGGTTGTAGGCCCCCTTGGCGCCGTCGGCGACCACGCCGCGGGCGTTCTTGCCCAGGCCGCGGGCCGCCAGCCCCATACCCTTCAGGCCGCCCTTCATCGCCGCCATGCCCTTGAGGCCCTTGGCGAGTCCGCCGAGGGTGGTCAGGCCCTTCATACCGGGTATGCAGTCCAGCGCGGCGAACGCCACATCCCACAGAGAGGCTTGGCCCTTGGCGTATTTGTTGAGCGTATCGGCGAGGACGACCAGCGCGGCGATCAGGACGATTGCGCCGAGGATCGGCCCACCGATGATCATCGCGACGATGCCGACAACTGCGACGACAACCTTGCAGACCGTGACGATGGTGTCCCAGTTGTCGGAGACCCAGTCACCGACCTCCTCGTACCACTTGCGGTTCTGAATGCCCGCGTCGGACGCCTCGTCGAGTTTCCGCTTGGCGTGTGTCCTGAACATGGAAGGAAGTTGTTTGTAGGAGCAGTTTCCAGAAGTGATGCTGTGCGAGAGATGAAGGTTTTGTGGCCCTTCGGAGCCGCCCTGCGGGGGGAGGCTTCAAACCGCCTCATGCTGCGTTAGCTGAAGACTGTCGTGGTGAGCGATGAGGAAAAGGCGTCGTTAGAGGCGTCAGGTAGGGACCGGAAAGACGAACGCAAGTGAATCGCTGCTGACGTGTCGTAAGGAAAGCAGACGACATCGAAACCGGGGTGTGTCAAGAACTCCGGGATGAGCCTGGCGGGTGCCCGTCTATTGGCCAGGTGGTGTCCGGCATGGAGGCGACGTGAGTCCGGTCTGCGGCTCTCGCATGGAACAGGAGAAGGCAGGTCCGATACGCCCTGACGCACCGTCGGGGGAGAGGGAGTGCCCCAAGCGGTGGACACCGCAAGGGGTCGAGTACCGATGCGGACCCTGCTGGCAGACCGGCCCGTAGTAGTGACGAAGCCCCTGTAACGGGGGTGGAGCGAAGGGGCCGGGTCGTTCGTGACTGAGTTGATCACATCAACCGGGCAGCAGCCCGGGAGGAGTGCGATGGGCCAGTTGAAGTCTCAGATCAAGTCGTTTGATATCTCGAAGTGGGAAGTCAAGGAGGCGTGGGAGGAAGTCAAGGCCAATAAGGGCGCACCCGGCGTGGACGGGCAGAGCATCGACGACTTCGAGAAAGACCTGAAGGGCAACCTCTACAAGGTCTGGAACCGTATGTCATCGGGCTCGTACTTCCCGCCGCCGGTGCGCGCGGTGGAGATCCCGAAGCCAAACGGAGGCGGCATGAGATTGCTCGGCATTCCTGCTGTCGCCGATCGTGTGGCGCAGACCGTCGTGGCCCGGCATCTGATGCGAAGGGTGGACCCTGTATTCCACCCGGACAGCTATGGATACCGGCCTGGACGGTCCGCCTTGGACGCAGTGGAAAGGTGCCGGAAGCGCTGCTGGAAGCGGGACTGGGTGGTGGAGTTCGACATCACCAAGTTCTTCGACAGCGTGCCCTGGGACCTGCTGGTCAAGGCGGTGGAGACTCACACCGACGCCGTTTGGGTGAACTTGTACGTGCGGCGGTGGCTCGCTGCCCCGCTCGTCATGCCCGACGGCTCGCGGCTGGAACGGGAACGCGGGACCCCGCAAGGGGCCCCGGTGTCTCCCGTCCTGGCGAACCTGTTCCTGCACTACGCGTTCGATACCTGGATGTCCAGGAAGTTCCCGAGCGTCTGGTTCGAACGCTATGCGGACGACGCGGTGCTGCACTGCGTCACCGAGCGCCAGGCCCGTCATGTGCTGGCCGCGCTCAGGAACAGGCTGGTCGAAGTCGGGTTGCAGCTGCACCCGGACAAGACCCGGATCGTCTACTGCAAGGACTCGGACCGGCGTGGCTCCTACGAGCACACGTCGTTTACGTTCCTCGGGTACACGTTTCGCCCCAGGAAGAGCCGGAATCGGCACGGCAAGCAGTTCTTGTCGTTCGAGCCGGCCATCAGCAGACAGGCCCTGACCCGGATTGGTCGCGAGGTGCGTTCCTGGCAACTGCACTACCGCACCGAAATCTCCTTCGCAGACCTCGCCCGCAGGATCAACCCTGCGGTTCGGGGCTGGATCAACTACTACGGCCGGTTCCGGCCGTGGGAGTTGTTGCCCTTCTTGATGCGCATCAACGCCTACCTGGTGCGTTGGATCCGCCGGAAGTACAAACGGCTCGACGGCACGAAGAGGGCCCACGCGAAGCTCGTGGAGATCGCCAAGCGGTACCCACGGATGTTCGCTCACTGGAGCCTCTCCACCGACGCCTGCACGATCTGAAGATCAGGACGACAAGAGCCGTGTAACGGGAGACTTTTACGCACGGTTCTGTGAGAGCCGAGGGGTGAGATCCCCCTCGGCTACTCGATCTCCCCCGCGGCCTCCTCACGCATCGTCCGCGCGTCCTCGGCCATCTTCCTCGCCGCGGCCAGCGCGTTCGAGGCGGAGGTGACGTCCGACTGGGCGGAGGTGTGCGCGGACTCGGCGTTCTGCGCGTCCCGGGTGGTGGCGCGGACCTTGGACTCGTCCGGCTTGGGGACGTCCTTGCCCGCTTCCTTGTACTTGTCGGCCTCTTTATTGGCGCGGGTCACCCACGAATCGGTCGTGGACAGACGGGACTTGGCCGACGACAGGTCGGCCTGCGCGTCCCGCCCGTTGGCCAGCGCCCTGTCCGCCAGCGCCTGAGCCCGCTCCAGCTTCGGCCAGTACGCCGCCAGCGCATCCCCGGCCAGGTCGTACGACTTCTTCAGCTTCTTCAGATTCTTCGGGACACTGGAGAACTCGTCCCGGAACACATCGGCGGTCTTGCCCACCGATGTCAGGACGGCATCCTCCTCCGCCATCCCTTTGACAAGGCGGAGCGCATCGGCGACATCATCGGCAAAGTCATGCAGCTGCCTTGCCAGCGACCGAACCCGGTCCGGATCCCCCGGCGTCGGATCCTTGTCCAGGTCCAGCACATGCCAGTCCGTCGGCCGATAACCCGCCACCACGCAACCCCCGTCACAGACAGCCCGCCAACAACCGTATGCACACGCGAACTTACAGGTCACGGTCGTCCGATGGAAAGGTCAACCGGGCGGAGGCAGGTGGACGCGCGCTCTCCCGGCGCGCACTGCGTTCAGCGCCGGCGGCGACCACGCAGAGCCCGCCAGGCGTCGCCGACCGCGTTGGCGGACAGCAGCGACCAGCCCTCCGGCTTTGAGACGGAAACCGTCGAAGGGCCCCACCGCGAACGGTGGGGCCCTTCGACATCGTGCCCGGTGAGGCACTGGCGGAGGATACGAGATTCGAACTCGTGAGGGGTTGCCCCTAACACGCTTTCCAACTGTTCGTCTGGGGGTTCGGGGGTGTGCGGGAGTGTTCTGACCTGCGGTGCAGCCGACTCGGGTGGGGCTTCTGAACGATGTCGTACGGTGGTGAACGCAACCAGAACTGCAACCACTGCTGACCTACTTGCCGTGTTCCGGGCCGTACCACTGGAGGGCTTGCCCGGTCACTGCGGCGATGCACTCGAAGTCGTGGTCGCGATGGATGCAGAGTAAGCCCCTGCAGCTCGGCGGTCGCGGCGACGACCAGGTCGACAGCTCCGGCACTTCGGTGTTTCCCCTGCTTGGTGAGGGCTTCCTGGACCTGCCAGGCGCGGTCATAGGCGCGGTCGTCGACGGGAACCCAGCCGAAGATCAGCCGCATGTCCTCGATGCCGCGCGCTCGGTCGGCAGTTGACCGTGTGCTGTAGAAGAACTCGAGCTCGGTGATCGGGCAGGTTGCGATGAGTCCGGCCGCGGCGGCCTGGTCCCAGCCGTACTGCTCCGCTTCCCCGCACATGAACCGCGCGAGCGCGCTGGTGTCGATCAGGAACTGGGCCGCGTTCACCGGCGGTAGTTCTCCTTTTTCTCGAACAGTTCCAGATCGAATGCGCCGTCGCCCGCCGCGGCCCGTAGCCGGGCGAGAGCCAGGGCGCGACGCCGGCTCTCCAACACCTCGCGAAGAGCGGTGTTGACGGTCTCCTTCTTGGTGTTCGTTCCGAGGGCTTTCGCCACGTCCGCGACCAGGTCGTCGTCCAGGTCGATGACCGTCCGACTCATGTGTGCCTCCTGATATCAAACGTGGAGTCAAGTATGTCTCGCGAGGTGCCCGCGGGGGTGGCTCGCCGGGGCACCCGGCCTTGGCCGCCGAGTCCTAGGCGGGCATCACGCCATGGATGCGGGAGAGAGTGAAGACGCGTTCCGCTTCGCACAGGTGGCACCAGGCGTTGAGGCAGGGCGGGTCGAGTTCGAGGTCGCTGAGGGTGCGTACGGTCCGGGGCGGCTTCCTGCTACTGGGGCAACGGTGCGACGGCCGCGGCCCTGCGCCGGGCGGTCAGGAAGAGGCCTGCCGCGACGACGGCCGAGGTCAGGCCGAGCAGGCCGACGGCGGAGGCCAGGGTGCCGAGGGCGGACTCGGCCGCGATCAGCGCCAGCGGGCAGATGAACTGGCCGATGAAGAACGACGCGGTCCACAGGCCGGTGCCACGGCCTCGGTCGGCGAAGTCCAGCCTGGACATGGCGATGGTGAGCAGGGAAGGCAGCAGGAGACCGGTGCCGAGGCAGTTGAGTACGGCGCCGGCGATCAGCAGCGGCGCGCTGTTGGCGAGCCACATCACCGCGAACCCGGCCGAGCACAGGGCGAAGACGAGTGGCAGCCGGGGCCCCGGGGCCCCGCGCAGCTTGGCGAAGGTGATCGCGCCGGCCACGGTGGCGGCGCTGGCGATCGCTGTGGCCAGCCCGATCACGCTGGTCGCCGTCACGCCGAGGTCGTCCAGCAGGTAGGACATCTCCACCGGGACGGTGTAGAAGACGAGGGCCCCGAACACGGTGAGTCCGCAGATACCGGCCAGCTGCCGGAAGGGGAAGGAGCGCTTCGGCACGACCGTGGTGTCCGTGCTCTCCCCGTCCCCGTCCTCGGCGGCGGCACCGGTGGCCGCGGTCGGCTTCGGCAGCCCGATGGCCATGAGCGGGGCGATGAGCAGGCTGACGGCGTAGATCCAGAACGGGGCCCGCCAGCCGACCGACCCCGCGGCACCGCCGATGACGAAGAACGCGGTCGCGGAGGCGGAGGCGCACATGGTCTGCAGGGCGAGGTAGCGGTCCCGTACCCGACCGCTGTAGTAGTCGCCGATCAGCGTGGTGCAGCAGGTCATGATGGCGGCCTCGGCGACACCTACCAGGGCGCGGCTGGCCACGATGGCGCCCAGCGACTCCAGCCACAGCGGGGCGGTGCCGAAGATCGAGTACAGCACGGTCGCGGCGATCAGCAGGCGCTTGCGGCCGAGCCGGTCGACGATGACGCCCGCGAAGGGTGCCAGCAGGCCCAGCGCCAGGGCAGGGACGGTGAGGGCCATCGGGACCAGGGCGCCTGCGCCGGGCACGTCGGCGAAGTGGTCCTGCATCTTGGGCAGCACGGGGGCGATGAGGACGGCCCCGAGGATCGGCAGGCAGCTGCCGGCCATGAGGAGAGCGACGCGCAGCCGGTGCGCGGCACCGGACGTCGGAAGGATCGCACCGGGTGGCGGCACTGGTTCCACGTAAGCGGGCGGGGGCGGAGGCACGGAAGCGGGCATGCGGGAACTCCACGTGGCGTGGTTGGGGAGGACGGCACGCCACCGGGGAACAGACACCCCGGGAAGAGGAGCGTGCGGAGGAACTGGGGTCGACTATGAGTGAGCGGCCCAGCCCTGCCTAGCCTCTGTCCGATCGATCTGCCGGATCGCGATCATCCTTGCCGTGGATGGCCTCCGCGACCCGCGCCGCCGTCTCCCGCAGCCAGATGTGCGCCGCGTCGTGCGTGTGCACCGGGTGCCACCACAGGGCTTCCCGGAGCGGCACGGCGTCGTAGGGCGGTTCCATGACCCGTACGGGGACGAGTCCGTCGAGCCGGTCGGCGAGATGCCCCTGGATCAGGGCGACCCGGCGGGTGCCCGCGACCAGGAGGGGCATCAACTGGAAGCTGTCGACGGAGACTTCGACGCGCGGCTCGATACCGAGCATGCCGATCTGACGGGCGGCGGGTGCGTCGTACGTGCGCTGGTACGTCACCCACGGCAGCCGGGCCAGGTCGTCGAGGGTGAGCTGCTCGCCGACCTCGGGGTTGTCGTCGGCGACGAGGTAGACCCAGCGGTCCCGGTAGAGCTCCACGGCGGGAAAGTCGCCGATGATGCCGTGCGGCAGGAGCAGCCCGTCGGCGGTGCTCAGCAGCGCCCCGGTGTTCTCGGTGAGGTCCGTCGGGGGCTGCCTGAAGCGCAGCCTGATCCCCGGCGCCTCGTTGTGGGCGGTGCGGGCGAGTTCGGCACCGAAGACGGCCACCGCGTAGTCGGAGGCGATCAGGGTGAACTCGTGCTCCTCACGGGCGGGGTCGAACACCGCCTGGCTGGTGAAGACGCGTTCGAGCAGGTCGCAGGCGGTGGCGGTGCGGGCGAGGAGGGCCAGGCCGAGGGCGGTCAGTTCGTAGTGTCCGCCGACCCTGGAGAGCAGGTCGTCGCCGAAGTGGCGGCGCAGCCGGGCCAGGGCGGCGCTCATGGCGGGCTGGCTGAGCCCGATGCGCCGGCCCGCGTTGGTGACGTTGCGCTCCTCCAGGAGGGCCCGCAGGGCGACGACGAGGTTGAGGTCCAGGCTGGCCAGGTTCACGCGAAATCCCTTACGGAGCAGGAGACGGTGGCGTGAGTATTCGCCGCCTGGATGCCTGGCATCCAAGGAATCTATTTCCCTGATCGCAATCTACGGGTCAGATTAGTGGCCTCGCAATCGGGAGGACATCTCCGTGAAATCCGCAGCCACGTCG
Protein-coding sequences here:
- a CDS encoding DUF6531 domain-containing protein, which gives rise to MFRTHAKRKLDEASDAGIQNRKWYEEVGDWVSDNWDTIVTVCKVVVAVVGIVAMIIGGPILGAIVLIAALVVLADTLNKYAKGQASLWDVAFAALDCIPGMKGLTTLGGLAKGLKGMAAMKGGLKGMGLAARGLGKNARGVVADGAKGAYNRAKNLVRSKGSDPVDMATGSMYLPQTDVELPGLLPLAFTRRVASDYRCGWWFGPGWASTIDQRLETDEDGIVFVTEDGLLLAYPHPSSAQVPVIPEAGPRRPLTRLDDGGYRIDEPLTGHTHHFTRPAADGIALLARITDRNQHTITFDYDEHGTPLAIRHSGGYHLKLTTDGGRVTALSLAGAAEDGMDLVIKRYGYTDSNLTAVTNSAGPPLKFTYDERLRVTSWEDTNRGRYHYAYDDQDRCIAEGGEAGHITITLAYDETDPARPDCRITTLTTAEGNVRRFVIDDRCLVVAETDPLGGTVTTTYDAHRHVTATTDQLGYSTTFVNNEVGQPVKVTRPDGSIVRVAYDEQRLPTAITLSDGSSWQYANDERGNVTAITDPVGATTHFIRGTDGSLIEALDASGRTSAYANNAAGLPLAVTDGLGNTTRYAYNAFGLTTAVTDALGHETCLEWTVEGLLAGRTDPDGSCESWEYDSEGNCVRHVDAVGQVSTFEYTHFDRLSARTGPGGERVTFTHDAELRLAQVTNPQGLTWSYTYDAAGQLLTESDFDGRTTRYAYDAAGRLATRTNALGQSIRYQRDALGQITAKDADGTTTVYTYTANGSLTRAVGPDSSLHVELDAAGRRIRETVDGRTLSFAYDASGNRTLRTTPSGARSNWAYDAAGRTFQLATAGHTIDFVHDAADREVIRRIDGALTFTRGYDSLDRLITQESTAPGDHRIAERSYSYRPDGYLTAIQDSRTGSRRFDLDTQGRVTAVHAAGWSERYAYDSAGNQTEAAWPAKHPGHEAAGSREYAGTRLTRAGGVHYEHDAQGRVVMRRKTRLSRKPDIWRYEWDAEDRLTAVITPDGSRWRYTYDPLGRRTGKLRLDADGKTVLERTVFTWDGNTLCEQTTERGDTGGRTTLTWDHDGLSPLSQAERIWAAEAPQETIDERFFAIVTDLIGTPTELVSPDGEVAWHTRSTLWGTTAWNHDASAYTPLRFPGQYHDQETGLHYNHHRHYDPETARYASPDPLGLLPAPNPVTYVHNPHSWSDPLGLAPLCHQHGGDTGSPDGLGLLPGPAPQHAVDMLNNVNARPGGIGKVDGYHGNANWGNNKSVLPGGKYKEWDVNAKVDLPQCSAPGCGKEIRGPERLLTPKDGPGPAYYTPDHYGTFYYVGEFTG
- the ltrA gene encoding group II intron reverse transcriptase/maturase yields the protein MGQLKSQIKSFDISKWEVKEAWEEVKANKGAPGVDGQSIDDFEKDLKGNLYKVWNRMSSGSYFPPPVRAVEIPKPNGGGMRLLGIPAVADRVAQTVVARHLMRRVDPVFHPDSYGYRPGRSALDAVERCRKRCWKRDWVVEFDITKFFDSVPWDLLVKAVETHTDAVWVNLYVRRWLAAPLVMPDGSRLERERGTPQGAPVSPVLANLFLHYAFDTWMSRKFPSVWFERYADDAVLHCVTERQARHVLAALRNRLVEVGLQLHPDKTRIVYCKDSDRRGSYEHTSFTFLGYTFRPRKSRNRHGKQFLSFEPAISRQALTRIGREVRSWQLHYRTEISFADLARRINPAVRGWINYYGRFRPWELLPFLMRINAYLVRWIRRKYKRLDGTKRAHAKLVEIAKRYPRMFAHWSLSTDACTI
- a CDS encoding type II toxin-antitoxin system VapB family antitoxin, which gives rise to MSRTVIDLDDDLVADVAKALGTNTKKETVNTALREVLESRRRALALARLRAAAGDGAFDLELFEKKENYRR
- a CDS encoding MFS transporter; the protein is MPASVPPPPPAYVEPVPPPGAILPTSGAAHRLRVALLMAGSCLPILGAVLIAPVLPKMQDHFADVPGAGALVPMALTVPALALGLLAPFAGVIVDRLGRKRLLIAATVLYSIFGTAPLWLESLGAIVASRALVGVAEAAIMTCCTTLIGDYYSGRVRDRYLALQTMCASASATAFFVIGGAAGSVGWRAPFWIYAVSLLIAPLMAIGLPKPTAATGAAAEDGDGESTDTTVVPKRSFPFRQLAGICGLTVFGALVFYTVPVEMSYLLDDLGVTATSVIGLATAIASAATVAGAITFAKLRGAPGPRLPLVFALCSAGFAVMWLANSAPLLIAGAVLNCLGTGLLLPSLLTIAMSRLDFADRGRGTGLWTASFFIGQFICPLALIAAESALGTLASAVGLLGLTSAVVAAGLFLTARRRAAAVAPLPQ
- a CDS encoding LysR family transcriptional regulator, whose product is MNLASLDLNLVVALRALLEERNVTNAGRRIGLSQPAMSAALARLRRHFGDDLLSRVGGHYELTALGLALLARTATACDLLERVFTSQAVFDPAREEHEFTLIASDYAVAVFGAELARTAHNEAPGIRLRFRQPPTDLTENTGALLSTADGLLLPHGIIGDFPAVELYRDRWVYLVADDNPEVGEQLTLDDLARLPWVTYQRTYDAPAARQIGMLGIEPRVEVSVDSFQLMPLLVAGTRRVALIQGHLADRLDGLVPVRVMEPPYDAVPLREALWWHPVHTHDAAHIWLRETAARVAEAIHGKDDRDPADRSDRG